One region of Rubripirellula tenax genomic DNA includes:
- a CDS encoding Gfo/Idh/MocA family protein: MSDNQSASQPSRRQFIQAGAAVATVGAAVAKPASSHAADANSKLRIGFIGPGGRGFGAHVKTLAKLQVEGRAIELVAVCDVYSEHRDKAAKHIEKETGVAPTKYEDYLDMIAMEDLDAVCIGTPDHWHAKQTIDSLNAGLHVYCEKPMTKTVEEAIDVMNTWKKTGQVMQVGVQSTSLPVWNQVNQLLTSGKLGKVLMYQTEYFRNSAQGQWRYYKLEPQMNPTNINWKKWLGVEEGLAEHQDFDREVYKQWRRFWPFGSGMFTDLFVHRTTSMLKATGLRFPGRVVGAGGIYVEYDGREVPDVATVVADFNEGVQGLVTATMACQETPIKQSIRGHFGTFEFGNGEQFDGFDFIPERSQVTRDSKLKAERIATEKVGDTTYAHFANWIDAMEANDPAMCNNDPLLGAAAIATVILGAKSYREGKAYMIDPTELTVREADATWAKQWEERSKKRMPAKHISGWTAGDTGSTLEEPDYMKLGGPWIDGKDPAS, from the coding sequence ATGTCAGATAACCAATCCGCTAGCCAACCCTCCCGTCGGCAATTCATTCAAGCCGGTGCCGCAGTCGCCACTGTCGGAGCCGCCGTTGCCAAGCCCGCTTCATCCCACGCTGCTGATGCGAACAGCAAACTTCGAATCGGATTCATCGGCCCGGGGGGGCGAGGATTCGGAGCACACGTCAAGACGCTGGCAAAACTGCAAGTCGAAGGCCGAGCCATTGAATTGGTCGCCGTCTGCGACGTCTACAGCGAGCACCGTGACAAAGCCGCCAAGCACATCGAAAAAGAAACGGGCGTCGCGCCGACGAAGTACGAAGACTATCTCGACATGATCGCGATGGAAGATTTGGATGCTGTTTGCATCGGCACGCCGGATCACTGGCACGCCAAGCAAACGATCGACTCGCTCAACGCAGGCCTTCACGTCTATTGTGAAAAGCCGATGACGAAAACGGTCGAGGAAGCGATTGATGTGATGAACACGTGGAAGAAAACCGGTCAGGTGATGCAGGTCGGCGTCCAGTCGACCAGTTTGCCGGTTTGGAACCAAGTCAATCAATTGCTGACCAGCGGCAAGCTCGGAAAGGTCTTGATGTACCAGACCGAGTACTTCCGCAATTCGGCCCAGGGTCAATGGCGGTACTACAAGTTGGAACCGCAAATGAACCCGACCAACATCAATTGGAAAAAATGGCTGGGCGTCGAAGAAGGCTTGGCAGAGCACCAAGACTTTGACCGCGAAGTCTACAAGCAGTGGCGTCGTTTCTGGCCATTTGGATCGGGCATGTTCACGGACTTGTTCGTCCACCGCACGACGTCGATGTTGAAGGCAACCGGATTGCGTTTCCCCGGTCGCGTCGTCGGCGCGGGCGGGATTTATGTGGAATACGATGGACGCGAAGTTCCTGATGTCGCGACCGTGGTTGCCGATTTCAACGAAGGCGTCCAAGGCTTGGTCACCGCCACGATGGCTTGCCAGGAAACGCCGATCAAACAATCGATTCGAGGCCACTTTGGAACGTTCGAATTTGGTAACGGCGAACAGTTCGACGGGTTCGATTTCATTCCCGAACGATCTCAAGTGACTCGCGACAGCAAGCTGAAGGCCGAACGCATCGCAACGGAAAAAGTCGGCGATACGACGTACGCGCACTTCGCCAACTGGATCGACGCGATGGAAGCGAATGACCCGGCGATGTGCAACAACGACCCGTTGCTGGGTGCGGCCGCGATTGCGACGGTGATCCTGGGTGCCAAGAGTTATCGCGAAGGCAAAGCGTACATGATCGACCCGACGGAATTGACCGTTCGCGAAGCCGATGCAACTTGGGCCAAGCAATGGGAAGAACGTTCGAAAAAGCGAATGCCGGCCAAGCACATCTCCGGATGGACCGCCGGTGACACGGGAAGCACGCTGGAAGAACCCGATTACATGAAATTGGGCGGACCGTGGATCGACGGGAAAGACCCGGCGTCGTAA
- a CDS encoding sulfatase-like hydrolase/transferase: MKPIFQAFAILLVAISQAHAADRPNILWITSEDNGPEVGCYGDSYADTPNIDAFAAKSMRYRTCWSNAPVCAPARTTIISGMYAPALGGEHMRSGVKLPEGMKLYPQVLRQAGYYCTNNSKTDYNFASDEAGWHQSNGKAHWRNRPDKETPFFSIFNFTVSHESKIRVRPHTPVHDPAKAVLPSYHPDTPEVRRDWAQYYDKVTQMDGDVGRVLKQLEADGLTDSTIVFYYGDHGSGMPRSKRWPFDSGLRVPMVLHVPEKYQDLAPEYYLSGGVSERLISFVDLAPTAISLAGGEIPSNMQGVAFAGPKNGPAKPYVFGFRGRMDERIDMVRSCTDGRYVYMRHFYPERPYLKHVAYMFETPTTAVWKRMFDAGELNEVQAKFWKAKPVEEMFDLESDPDETVNIATLPEHAARVTQMRNAIKDWMISMGDVGLVPEAEMHRLAGDTAPRTWAMEHVDFKSLVPLAFDALDIEGGLPTEKLVSLAADEDSIVRWWAVRGLSLRPSSPDRNSALVKAMADESPSVAIAACDGLVASPDHREIVIERLTQLSDVNKFGSYAPIAALNVLDMNAHLDADEKSRLVELPRKTKLSPKRGGEYVGRLLDDLK, encoded by the coding sequence ATGAAACCGATTTTCCAAGCGTTCGCGATCCTGCTGGTCGCGATCTCTCAAGCCCATGCCGCCGATCGGCCCAATATTTTGTGGATCACCAGCGAAGACAACGGGCCAGAGGTGGGTTGCTATGGCGATAGTTACGCCGACACGCCAAACATTGACGCATTCGCGGCCAAGTCGATGCGGTACCGAACATGTTGGTCCAATGCGCCGGTTTGTGCCCCGGCACGAACCACCATCATCAGTGGGATGTACGCACCGGCACTGGGCGGCGAACACATGCGTAGCGGGGTGAAGCTTCCGGAAGGAATGAAGTTGTATCCGCAAGTTTTACGCCAAGCCGGATACTACTGCACCAACAACAGCAAGACCGACTACAACTTCGCGTCCGATGAAGCCGGATGGCACCAGTCCAACGGTAAGGCGCATTGGCGAAATCGTCCCGACAAGGAAACTCCTTTCTTTTCGATCTTTAACTTCACGGTTAGCCACGAGAGCAAGATCCGCGTTCGGCCGCACACGCCAGTCCACGATCCTGCCAAAGCGGTGCTGCCGTCGTACCATCCCGACACCCCCGAAGTTCGTCGTGACTGGGCACAGTATTACGACAAAGTTACGCAAATGGATGGCGATGTTGGACGGGTTTTGAAGCAACTCGAAGCCGACGGTTTGACCGATTCGACCATCGTGTTTTATTACGGTGACCACGGTTCCGGCATGCCGCGCAGCAAGCGATGGCCGTTCGATTCGGGGCTGAGAGTGCCAATGGTGCTGCACGTGCCTGAGAAATATCAAGACCTTGCACCGGAGTACTATTTGTCCGGCGGCGTATCTGAACGATTGATTTCGTTTGTCGACTTGGCGCCGACAGCGATCAGTTTGGCCGGTGGCGAAATCCCAAGCAATATGCAAGGCGTCGCGTTCGCCGGTCCTAAAAATGGACCCGCGAAACCGTATGTGTTCGGTTTCCGCGGCCGTATGGACGAGCGTATTGACATGGTTCGATCGTGTACCGATGGCCGTTACGTCTATATGCGTCATTTCTATCCTGAGCGACCGTACTTAAAGCATGTCGCGTACATGTTCGAGACGCCGACGACTGCGGTTTGGAAACGCATGTTTGATGCCGGCGAACTGAATGAAGTGCAAGCGAAATTTTGGAAGGCCAAGCCGGTGGAGGAAATGTTCGACCTGGAAAGCGATCCGGACGAAACCGTGAACATCGCGACTCTTCCCGAACATGCCGCTCGCGTGACCCAGATGCGAAACGCGATCAAAGACTGGATGATTTCGATGGGCGATGTGGGACTCGTTCCCGAAGCTGAAATGCACCGACTTGCCGGTGACACGGCGCCAAGGACTTGGGCGATGGAACACGTCGACTTTAAGAGTCTGGTCCCGTTGGCTTTTGATGCATTGGACATCGAGGGTGGTTTGCCAACCGAAAAATTGGTCAGCTTGGCAGCGGACGAAGATTCGATCGTTCGTTGGTGGGCAGTTCGCGGGTTGTCGCTGCGACCGTCCAGCCCCGATCGAAATTCGGCGTTGGTCAAAGCGATGGCCGACGAATCACCCAGTGTCGCAATCGCGGCCTGTGACGGGCTAGTGGCGTCGCCCGATCATCGTGAAATCGTAATCGAGCGTTTGACGCAGCTGTCCGATGTCAACAAGTTCGGTTCCTACGCACCGATCGCGGCGTTGAACGTCCTGGACATGAACGCCCATTTGGATGCGGACGAAAAGTCTCGCTTGGTCGAATTGCCTCGGAAGACCAAACTTTCGCCCAAACGGGGTGGCGAGTATGTCGGCCGATTGCTGGATGACCTGAAGTAA
- the aroC gene encoding chorismate synthase, whose product MEILGGPFYSVAGAGESHGPAVTTIVMGCPPGQYIRRSDVQAFLDRRRPGGNKHGTPRNEKDKVIFLSGLYQDDHEKLLGGSSLSATVDGGTFETEGFEEGYTTGEPIAAIVLSTSKKSGDYTQFAGPTGEVRPGHTDLVKFHKSAGFVDVRGGGRSSYRATITDVIGGSIARLLLQEKFGTVILSSISQVGSLKAKQSLADRFNASPTPRIGREQIESTLAELAAAEISSIDKDFADEAADLIKETRKRGDSLGAAVEVVAVNVPPLLGDPLYQSLKVRLMGALGGLNAVQSCEVGSGIDVIERVGSQNNDPIRSKGYTSNTHGGLLGGMTTGMPLVLRVGFKPTSTINIAQKSVRKNLEEIDFELEKGRHDPCVGVRAGVTLESRVAIELLNAALSHQAGKLTSDVSKLF is encoded by the coding sequence ATGGAAATTCTTGGCGGGCCGTTCTACAGCGTCGCCGGCGCCGGCGAATCACACGGGCCGGCCGTGACGACGATCGTGATGGGTTGCCCGCCAGGACAATACATCCGGCGATCCGACGTGCAAGCGTTCTTGGATCGTCGCCGCCCGGGCGGAAACAAACATGGCACGCCTCGAAATGAAAAAGACAAAGTCATTTTCTTGTCAGGACTGTACCAGGACGACCATGAAAAACTGTTGGGCGGATCGTCGTTGTCAGCAACCGTGGACGGCGGCACGTTCGAAACCGAAGGGTTCGAAGAGGGTTACACGACGGGCGAACCGATCGCGGCGATCGTACTTTCGACGAGCAAGAAATCCGGCGACTACACCCAGTTCGCTGGCCCAACGGGCGAGGTCCGACCGGGTCACACCGATCTGGTCAAGTTTCACAAGTCGGCCGGGTTCGTCGATGTCCGCGGTGGCGGTCGATCGAGTTACCGAGCCACGATCACGGACGTCATCGGTGGCTCGATCGCCCGCCTATTGCTGCAAGAAAAGTTTGGCACGGTCATTTTGTCGTCGATCTCGCAAGTCGGTTCACTGAAGGCAAAGCAAAGCCTGGCCGATCGGTTCAATGCGTCCCCGACGCCTCGGATCGGCCGGGAACAAATCGAATCCACGCTTGCGGAACTCGCCGCCGCAGAGATCTCGTCAATCGACAAGGACTTTGCCGACGAAGCGGCCGATTTGATCAAGGAGACTCGAAAACGCGGTGATTCGCTTGGCGCGGCTGTCGAAGTGGTTGCGGTAAATGTGCCGCCGCTGTTGGGCGATCCGCTCTATCAAAGCCTGAAGGTGCGGTTGATGGGTGCGCTCGGTGGACTCAACGCGGTTCAATCGTGCGAAGTCGGTTCCGGGATCGATGTCATCGAGCGTGTGGGCAGCCAGAACAATGATCCGATTCGATCGAAGGGCTACACTAGCAACACGCACGGTGGTTTGCTGGGCGGAATGACGACCGGAATGCCATTGGTGTTGCGAGTCGGTTTTAAGCCCACGTCAACGATCAACATCGCTCAGAAGTCAGTACGGAAAAACTTGGAAGAGATCGATTTCGAACTGGAAAAAGGTCGCCATGATCCATGCGTCGGCGTGCGAGCGGGTGTGACGCTGGAATCGCGCGTGGCGATCGAATTGCTGAACGCCGCACTGAGCCATCAGGCCGGTAAATTGACCAGCGACGTGTCGAAACTGTTTTAG
- the trmB gene encoding tRNA (guanosine(46)-N7)-methyltransferase TrmB, producing the protein MPRQQIRSPKPNVDLTAVFREIEQLPESLSSQTMFGNDLPLEIEVGSGKGLFMATESAAHPKHNFLGVEIIGKYASHAAGRLRKAGVTNAIMISGNAEPLFEKKIAAESLEAVHVYFPDPWWKKKHRKRRVVNTTSVQNFSKALRVGGRFHFWTDVLDYFEQTIELIAEIAPEFGVPIPEEEVEATHDLDYRTHFERRSIQQHIPVYRVRYEKRSAQPTVPKATT; encoded by the coding sequence ATGCCCCGCCAACAGATCCGCAGCCCCAAACCGAACGTGGATTTAACGGCCGTGTTTCGAGAAATCGAGCAACTTCCTGAGTCGCTTAGCAGCCAAACGATGTTCGGCAACGACCTGCCGCTGGAAATCGAAGTGGGTTCGGGGAAGGGGCTGTTCATGGCGACCGAGTCCGCCGCACACCCGAAACACAATTTTCTGGGCGTCGAAATCATCGGCAAGTACGCCTCGCATGCGGCCGGCCGATTACGGAAGGCTGGCGTCACCAATGCAATCATGATCAGCGGGAATGCCGAACCGTTGTTCGAGAAGAAAATTGCGGCCGAGAGCTTGGAAGCCGTCCACGTGTACTTCCCCGATCCCTGGTGGAAAAAAAAGCATCGCAAACGACGTGTCGTGAACACCACCAGCGTTCAAAACTTTTCGAAAGCTCTTCGCGTTGGCGGGCGTTTCCACTTCTGGACCGACGTGCTGGATTACTTCGAACAAACGATCGAGTTGATCGCGGAAATCGCACCCGAGTTTGGCGTGCCGATTCCGGAAGAGGAAGTCGAGGCGACCCACGACCTGGACTACCGCACCCACTTTGAACGCCGCAGCATCCAGCAGCACATCCCGGTCTATCGCGTGCGATACGAAAAACGATCGGCCCAGCCAACCGTACCAAAAGCAACGACCTAA
- the hemE gene encoding uroporphyrinogen decarboxylase, producing the protein MPKADADFSGLQIAALESRRAADMNRMIRRCGGTAHVSPSMREVPIEPNRGAIDFAYRVITGDINIVILMTGVGFRYLLKAIERHLDQQRFLDSLSDVITICRGPKPAAAMREFGLTSTHRVPEPNTWRELLQTIDAHVPVANQVVGLQEYGITNASLVAGLEARGATVEPVRVYGWEFPEDVAPLEANVRAIAAGERDMLLLTSAHQVVNMLRMAEQLDLVEPLRAGLHRTVISSIGPTTSQMLEECDIHVDFEPSHPKMGHLVTESAARCEAMVASKRRLFSTSPQYRSQPVPHVSDQSLFMRACRGEATERTPVWLMRQAGRYMAEYREVRAKQSFLELCANPTLCSEIMCTAVDRLKVDAAIIFSDLLPILVPMGFDLEFVAGDGPVIHNPIREADDLARVKELDDPQQLDFVYETVRQTRADLPETIPLIGFAGSPFTLASYAIEGGGSRQYTNTKRLMQTDFGAWNALMEKLSGAITVYLNHQIDAGAQCVQLFDSWAGCLSPTDYVKFVLPWMKQIIAGISPGVPVINFATGNPELLPLLRGDRRTVVGVDWRIGLDTAWQRIGHDCAVQGNLDPSVLLANPDVIRVRVADVLGQAGGRPGHIFNLGHGVLKETPVEHAIALVDAVKELSRREPEAS; encoded by the coding sequence ATGCCCAAGGCTGATGCCGACTTTAGCGGACTCCAAATCGCGGCCCTGGAAAGCCGTCGAGCTGCCGACATGAATCGCATGATTCGTCGCTGTGGCGGCACCGCGCACGTCAGCCCGTCGATGCGAGAGGTGCCGATCGAGCCCAATCGTGGCGCGATCGACTTTGCCTACCGCGTGATCACTGGCGACATCAACATCGTAATCCTCATGACCGGCGTCGGGTTTCGTTACCTGCTGAAGGCGATCGAACGGCATCTGGACCAGCAGCGATTTCTCGATTCGTTGTCCGACGTGATCACGATTTGCCGCGGCCCGAAACCGGCTGCCGCGATGCGTGAGTTTGGTTTGACGTCGACGCATCGAGTCCCCGAGCCCAACACGTGGCGTGAATTGCTGCAGACGATCGACGCCCACGTTCCGGTCGCCAATCAAGTCGTGGGATTGCAAGAGTACGGCATTACCAACGCATCTTTGGTCGCCGGTTTGGAAGCCCGTGGGGCCACCGTTGAACCGGTTCGCGTATACGGATGGGAGTTCCCCGAAGACGTCGCGCCGTTGGAAGCGAACGTCCGCGCCATCGCCGCGGGCGAGCGCGACATGCTGCTGCTGACCAGCGCCCACCAAGTCGTCAACATGCTTCGCATGGCCGAGCAATTGGATTTGGTCGAACCGCTGCGTGCCGGACTGCATCGAACCGTCATTTCGTCCATCGGTCCGACGACATCTCAGATGCTCGAAGAGTGCGATATCCACGTCGATTTTGAACCGAGTCATCCCAAAATGGGACACTTGGTGACGGAATCGGCCGCACGCTGCGAAGCGATGGTGGCATCGAAACGTCGGCTATTTTCAACTTCCCCCCAATACCGGAGCCAACCTGTGCCGCACGTTTCTGACCAGAGTCTATTCATGCGAGCATGTCGCGGCGAAGCGACCGAGCGGACGCCGGTGTGGTTGATGCGCCAAGCCGGTCGCTACATGGCGGAATACCGGGAAGTCCGCGCCAAGCAATCATTCTTGGAACTGTGCGCCAATCCGACGCTGTGCAGCGAAATCATGTGTACGGCGGTCGATCGATTGAAAGTCGATGCGGCGATCATCTTTTCCGATCTGCTGCCGATTTTGGTGCCGATGGGTTTCGATTTGGAGTTCGTTGCCGGTGACGGGCCGGTGATCCACAATCCGATTCGCGAAGCCGACGATCTGGCCCGCGTCAAGGAACTCGACGATCCACAGCAGCTCGATTTTGTCTATGAAACCGTCCGACAAACGCGAGCCGATTTGCCGGAAACGATTCCTCTAATCGGCTTCGCCGGTTCGCCATTCACCTTGGCCAGTTACGCGATCGAAGGTGGCGGCAGCCGGCAATACACCAACACGAAACGGTTGATGCAAACCGACTTCGGCGCGTGGAATGCCTTGATGGAGAAATTGTCCGGCGCGATCACAGTTTATTTGAATCATCAAATCGATGCCGGCGCCCAGTGTGTTCAGTTGTTTGACAGTTGGGCGGGGTGCCTTTCGCCGACCGATTACGTAAAGTTCGTTTTGCCGTGGATGAAACAGATCATTGCGGGCATTTCGCCCGGTGTTCCGGTGATCAACTTTGCAACCGGCAATCCCGAATTATTGCCGTTGTTGCGAGGCGATCGTCGCACCGTCGTCGGCGTCGATTGGCGGATCGGACTCGATACGGCCTGGCAGCGCATCGGTCACGACTGTGCCGTTCAAGGCAACCTCGATCCGTCGGTCTTGTTGGCCAATCCCGATGTCATTCGCGTTCGTGTCGCCGACGTGCTCGGTCAAGCCGGTGGCCGGCCGGGTCACATCTTCAACCTCGGACACGGCGTGCTCAAAGAAACTCCGGTGGAACATGCGATCGCCCTCGTCGACGCGGTGAAGGAACTTTCTCGTCGAGAGCCCGAAGCGTCGTGA
- a CDS encoding RHS repeat domain-containing protein: protein MCEAHEGPLYHYDADDRLEGVSLDYVNPQDVSQRPHYAYHYDERGNQTGIVDPLGRETRFTFTDQGQQESRTLPLSFGTDGISGTPDDRSAKHSAMRKEANCSKICCHLPVLFLANGVVQLKFVDHGVRVTQVGHVRQHVLATIAATVLPVFAGAKKQVSDAVFGK, encoded by the coding sequence TTGTGCGAAGCACACGAAGGGCCGCTGTACCACTACGACGCCGACGACCGACTCGAAGGAGTCAGCCTCGATTACGTCAACCCTCAAGACGTAAGCCAAAGACCTCACTACGCCTATCACTACGACGAACGGGGCAACCAAACCGGCATCGTCGACCCGCTGGGCCGCGAGACCCGTTTCACCTTCACCGACCAAGGCCAACAGGAATCCCGCACGCTGCCGCTGAGTTTTGGCACCGACGGCATCTCCGGAACCCCCGACGATCGGTCAGCGAAACATTCAGCGATGCGAAAAGAAGCGAACTGCTCCAAAATTTGTTGCCACTTGCCTGTCCTTTTCCTTGCCAATGGTGTGGTGCAACTGAAATTCGTCGACCACGGCGTCAGAGTGACCCAGGTTGGTCATGTCCGCCAACACGTCCTTGCAACCATTGCGGCGACAGTTTTGCCGGTGTTCGCCGGTGCTAAAAAACAGGTGAGCGATGCTGTATTTGGGAAGTAA
- a CDS encoding class I SAM-dependent methyltransferase produces MAREEIQSVVDIGCGDWSFSRNIDWSRVDYTGVDIVPSLSEELNREHGGDKIRFACADLTSDELPSADLCICKDVLQHLSNESVQKFLSGNLNRYRYALLTNDYRKMKRSRLNFLGKMREFQEPNSETTDGGSRPIRLTEAPFNLPAEQLVLFDMQIGRTLFTKETLLWTRE; encoded by the coding sequence GTGGCGCGAGAAGAAATCCAATCCGTTGTTGATATTGGCTGCGGCGACTGGAGTTTTTCTAGAAACATTGACTGGTCGCGTGTTGACTACACCGGCGTCGACATCGTTCCGTCGCTATCGGAAGAACTCAATCGTGAACACGGAGGCGATAAGATACGATTCGCTTGCGCGGATCTGACCAGTGACGAATTGCCGTCTGCCGATCTGTGCATTTGCAAAGACGTGCTCCAGCATTTGTCGAACGAGTCGGTGCAAAAATTTTTGTCGGGCAATCTCAATCGCTATCGTTACGCATTGTTGACCAATGACTATCGCAAAATGAAACGCAGTCGATTGAATTTTCTTGGGAAAATGCGAGAGTTCCAAGAGCCGAATTCAGAAACAACCGATGGAGGATCTCGACCGATCCGGTTGACCGAAGCCCCCTTCAATTTGCCAGCCGAGCAGCTTGTCCTTTTTGATATGCAAATTGGACGGACACTATTTACCAAAGAGACTCTACTTTGGACCCGAGAGTAA
- a CDS encoding IS4 family transposase, with product MSFYSKFPRDASSFRIFSDSMLQDSSLPLSDVIDQSVFDEAFELFDVDFSCDDDAVYTPALVLWALLSQALFKDEQRSCNAAVTRIAAWWAAQGRVVDDTNSGAYCRARQKISDELVAHLVRTIAQRAEKSSDLAEPLDDEQAEAMLTPRAIADVKSKPLAGRVLMVDGFTVDAADTPENQKEYPQNPSQEEGLGFPLLRCVSLVSMATGMLVDLAIAPYCGKETGETALLRQMIDSLGPGDVLVADSYYCTYWLLAMCQARGVEVVMKNHHKRDDHPEDAVRICKGQRKVVWPRPQRPTWMSREEYALMPKQVEVRLVDIKVDEPGFRPEGFTIATTIVDHRVYTDTWIGSVYQSRWLVELDIRSIKCSLGMDILRAKTPPMVRTELWSCLLAYNLTRLKMLQSGIDGSRDVRSMSFTRSMVLLGTSWLLCGARGVNDSLVELGQAQPLDELVGHREGRIEPRANKRRPKVLKLLTAPRAAYQVQLGSAA from the coding sequence ATGTCGTTTTACTCCAAGTTTCCGCGTGACGCATCGTCATTTCGCATCTTCAGCGATTCGATGCTGCAAGATTCATCGCTTCCGCTCAGTGATGTGATTGATCAATCCGTGTTCGATGAGGCGTTTGAACTCTTTGATGTCGATTTCTCTTGCGACGACGATGCCGTTTACACACCCGCGCTGGTGCTGTGGGCGTTGCTCTCGCAGGCGTTGTTCAAAGATGAGCAGCGAAGCTGCAACGCCGCCGTGACACGAATCGCTGCGTGGTGGGCTGCTCAAGGCCGGGTCGTTGATGACACCAACAGCGGCGCGTATTGTCGAGCAAGGCAGAAAATCTCCGATGAGCTCGTCGCGCACTTAGTCCGTACCATCGCACAGCGTGCCGAAAAATCGAGCGACCTTGCCGAACCGCTCGATGACGAGCAAGCTGAAGCGATGCTCACGCCAAGAGCGATCGCCGACGTTAAATCCAAGCCTCTCGCGGGCCGCGTTTTGATGGTTGATGGGTTCACGGTCGACGCTGCTGATACGCCGGAGAACCAAAAAGAGTATCCGCAAAATCCTTCGCAAGAAGAGGGCCTCGGCTTTCCCCTGCTGCGATGTGTTTCATTGGTTTCGATGGCGACGGGAATGCTGGTGGATCTAGCGATCGCACCCTACTGTGGCAAAGAGACCGGCGAGACGGCATTGCTTCGACAGATGATTGATTCACTTGGCCCCGGTGACGTGTTGGTGGCTGATTCCTACTACTGCACTTACTGGTTGCTGGCGATGTGCCAGGCTCGCGGCGTCGAAGTGGTGATGAAGAATCATCACAAACGTGATGACCACCCTGAGGACGCCGTGCGAATTTGCAAAGGTCAGCGAAAGGTTGTTTGGCCCAGGCCGCAGCGTCCAACATGGATGAGCCGAGAAGAATATGCGTTGATGCCAAAGCAAGTTGAAGTCCGCTTGGTCGACATCAAAGTAGACGAACCAGGTTTTCGTCCGGAAGGATTTACGATTGCTACCACCATCGTCGATCACCGAGTCTATACCGATACTTGGATCGGTTCGGTCTATCAGAGTCGTTGGCTGGTTGAATTAGATATTCGCTCAATCAAGTGCTCGTTGGGAATGGACATCTTGCGAGCGAAAACACCGCCAATGGTTCGGACGGAATTGTGGTCGTGCCTGCTGGCCTACAACTTAACTCGATTGAAAATGTTGCAAAGTGGCATCGACGGCTCCCGCGACGTTCGGTCGATGAGCTTTACTCGGAGCATGGTTCTGCTGGGAACATCGTGGCTGCTCTGCGGCGCACGGGGCGTGAATGATTCATTGGTCGAACTTGGGCAAGCTCAGCCACTCGACGAGCTCGTGGGTCATCGCGAAGGCCGCATCGAACCGCGAGCGAATAAACGCAGGCCGAAAGTTCTCAAGCTATTGACCGCCCCACGCGCCGCCTATCAAGTTCAACTGGGCAGCGCCGCGTGA
- a CDS encoding beta-ketoacyl-ACP synthase III: MTESTSPAPTDSPECETRESPIPTRGRMGKIASVRIAATGSYVPERIVTNEDLAALGCDSEWIVRRTGIHERRRAADDQATSDLCYEASVRCMAQAGVTADDIDLIIVATITPDHPTPSTACHLQRRLGATAPAMDVNAACAGFMYGLITASQFIAAGNSKCVLVVGADLMSRTVDPDDKKTYPLFGDAAGAALLVADESNPQGILSYQVGSEGCGGDMLCIPAGGTRTALTPQTIAEGLQYLTMDGRNVFKWAVRVFDESAKDVLADAGIDSKDLDMVILHQANQRIIDSAVSDLDVAPEKVFVNLNRYGNTSGASIPLALDEAVRGGRIKSGDLVLLCGFGAGLAWGTALMRW, encoded by the coding sequence ATGACCGAATCGACGTCTCCCGCACCCACTGACTCTCCCGAATGCGAAACTCGAGAGTCACCGATTCCGACTCGCGGACGCATGGGCAAAATCGCGAGTGTCCGGATCGCCGCGACGGGTTCGTATGTGCCCGAACGCATCGTGACCAACGAAGACTTGGCGGCGCTGGGTTGCGACAGCGAATGGATCGTTCGCCGAACCGGAATCCATGAACGTCGCCGTGCCGCCGACGATCAAGCGACGAGCGATCTTTGTTACGAAGCGTCCGTCCGATGCATGGCCCAGGCCGGCGTGACGGCCGATGACATCGACTTGATCATCGTCGCCACCATCACCCCCGATCATCCGACGCCTTCGACGGCGTGTCACCTGCAGCGACGACTCGGTGCCACCGCACCGGCAATGGACGTCAACGCCGCCTGTGCCGGGTTCATGTACGGTCTGATCACAGCGTCACAGTTTATCGCCGCTGGAAACAGCAAGTGCGTGCTGGTGGTCGGCGCAGATTTGATGAGCCGAACCGTCGACCCAGATGACAAAAAAACTTATCCGTTGTTCGGTGATGCTGCCGGTGCCGCACTGCTGGTGGCGGACGAATCGAATCCTCAAGGCATCCTGTCTTACCAAGTCGGCAGCGAAGGCTGTGGCGGCGACATGCTCTGCATTCCGGCCGGTGGCACTCGCACCGCATTGACGCCGCAAACGATCGCCGAAGGACTGCAATACTTGACAATGGACGGTCGCAACGTTTTCAAATGGGCGGTACGCGTATTTGACGAGAGTGCAAAAGACGTGCTTGCCGATGCCGGTATCGACTCGAAAGACCTGGATATGGTGATTCTTCACCAGGCCAACCAGCGGATCATCGACTCAGCCGTTTCTGATCTAGACGTTGCACCAGAGAAAGTGTTTGTCAACTTGAACCGCTACGGCAACACATCGGGAGCGAGTATCCCGCTTGCACTCGACGAAGCGGTCCGTGGTGGTCGAATCAAATCGGGCGACCTGGTTCTGCTGTGTGGTTTCGGCGCCGGCCTGGCCTGGGGCACCGCACTGATGCGTTGGTAG